A section of the Arcobacter sp. F2176 genome encodes:
- the purF gene encoding amidophosphoribosyltransferase — protein MCAIVGIFGNEKASRLASLALFSMQHRGQEATGISSSSDGKIYTIKNRGLVSEVFDNTALEYLKGNMAIGHNRYSTAGGDSILDAQPVFAKYKLGEISIVHNGNLINKKDVRQDLIDNGAIFQTGMDTENLIHLIAKNSKDRLRDRIKEALDKTIGAYCFIIQSRSKQFVIRDRYGIRPLSIGKLKSGGYIVASETCAFDLVDAEFIRDVRPGEMLIFSEKIEEPESIQLYEPEYRPCAFEYVYFARPDSVIDGKSVYRAREDMGKTLAINDRGNNIKIDMVIPVPDSGVPAALGYAAESGIPFELGIIRNHYVGRTFIEPTQEMRDLKVKMKLSPMKSLIDGKSLLVIDDSIVRGTTSRRIVKILKEAGAKEVHFRVASPEIKFPCYYGIDTPTKEELISHRMNKEEIRKHIQADTLEYLSIEDLKNSIGNDRNYALESFDGDYFVTK, from the coding sequence ATGTGCGCAATAGTTGGAATTTTTGGTAATGAAAAAGCTTCTAGGTTAGCCTCTTTGGCTCTATTTTCTATGCAACATAGAGGGCAAGAAGCAACAGGAATATCTTCATCAAGTGATGGTAAAATTTATACAATTAAAAACAGAGGTTTAGTTTCTGAAGTTTTTGATAATACTGCCTTGGAATATCTAAAAGGTAACATGGCAATAGGTCATAATAGATATTCAACTGCAGGTGGAGATTCTATTTTAGATGCTCAACCAGTATTTGCAAAATATAAATTAGGTGAAATATCAATAGTACATAATGGAAACCTAATTAACAAAAAAGATGTAAGACAAGACTTAATCGATAATGGTGCTATTTTTCAAACAGGAATGGATACAGAGAACTTAATTCATTTAATTGCTAAAAATTCTAAAGATAGATTAAGAGATAGAATAAAAGAGGCTTTAGATAAGACTATTGGGGCATATTGTTTTATAATTCAATCTCGTTCTAAACAGTTTGTTATTAGAGATAGATATGGAATTAGACCATTATCTATTGGAAAATTAAAATCTGGAGGATATATAGTTGCTAGTGAAACTTGTGCATTTGACTTAGTTGATGCAGAGTTTATTAGAGATGTAAGACCAGGTGAAATGTTGATTTTTAGTGAAAAAATAGAAGAACCAGAATCAATTCAATTATATGAACCAGAATATAGACCTTGTGCTTTTGAATATGTATATTTTGCAAGACCAGATTCAGTAATTGATGGTAAAAGTGTATATAGAGCAAGAGAAGATATGGGAAAAACTTTAGCAATCAATGATAGAGGTAATAATATCAAAATAGATATGGTAATTCCAGTACCTGATTCAGGTGTTCCAGCAGCTCTTGGTTATGCAGCTGAAAGTGGAATTCCTTTTGAGCTTGGAATTATAAGAAATCATTATGTTGGAAGAACATTTATTGAACCAACACAAGAGATGAGAGATTTAAAAGTTAAGATGAAATTATCTCCTATGAAATCATTAATTGATGGGAAATCTCTACTTGTAATTGATGATTCTATTGTAAGAGGAACTACATCTAGAAGAATCGTAAAAATTCTAAAAGAAGCAGGAGCAAAAGAAGTACACTTTAGAGTTGCAAGTCCAGAAATCAAATTTCCTTGTTATTATGGAATTGACACACCTACAAAAGAAGAATTAATTTCTCATCGTATGAATAAAGAAGAGATTAGAAAACATATCCAAGCTGACACTTTAGAATATCTTTCAATCGAAGATTTAAAGAACTCTATTGGAAATGATAGAAACTATGCATTAGAAAGTTTTGATGGTGACTATTTCGTTACAAAATAA
- a CDS encoding ATP-dependent helicase has translation MSEIFLSALNESQQKAAKHIDGSLLILAGAGSGKTKTITTRLAYLISIGIDPTSILTLTFTNKAATEMRERAYAMIGSNMNTPPILCTFHKFGLLFLKFYMSELNRKNNFIIIDTDDKKRILRTIEKDIPVAMLVSEISKYKNTLLTPTQVKAGAELKIYQQVADVYEKYENYLLKNNLVDFDDLLLLPYKILSNNEALAKETSAKYQYIMVDEYQDTNELQYKLLRLLCVTHSNLCVVGDDDQSIYGWRGATIKNILNFTEHFENTLVVKLEENYRSTDTILDHANQLIEHNRDRLGKRLIGTRSKGDSVRVYESHDENEETRKIIEDVKKLLDSGIKGRDIAVLFRVNALSRSLEEGFNKAGLNYKLVGGMKFYERAEIKDLIAYFRIITNSYDNFSFKRIINKPKRGIGKTTVDKLEAKSVELKKPIFEIIDEFSPDELSAIVGKKNSRTLKVFLASILDLKDTLEESKMRFLDIFEDTFDFRASFENLPDGFERQANIDEFYGYVRDYFIQNPLLELDNFLSEIALGSEDTELENEAISMMSIHASKGLEYKNLFIIGMEEGFFPIVGDGSDTEEERRLGYVAFTRAMDNLTCSFVHSRFYKGKRTSLLKSRFLAESGLIKGSLMIQQQSSSYKKGDLVQHKIFGMGRVQKAVKAGKDFKLTINFGGTKRDILSSFVEKA, from the coding sequence ATGTCAGAAATTTTTTTATCAGCTTTAAATGAATCACAACAAAAAGCAGCTAAACACATAGATGGTTCTTTATTAATTTTAGCAGGGGCAGGCTCTGGAAAAACTAAAACTATCACAACAAGATTAGCGTACTTAATATCAATAGGAATAGATCCTACTTCAATTTTAACACTAACTTTTACGAATAAAGCAGCAACAGAAATGAGAGAGAGAGCTTATGCCATGATTGGCTCAAATATGAATACTCCTCCAATTCTTTGTACCTTTCACAAATTTGGTTTACTCTTTTTAAAATTTTATATGAGTGAATTAAATAGGAAGAATAACTTTATAATCATTGATACAGATGACAAAAAAAGAATACTAAGAACCATAGAAAAAGATATACCTGTTGCTATGCTAGTTTCAGAAATATCAAAATATAAAAATACACTATTGACTCCGACTCAAGTGAAAGCTGGAGCTGAACTTAAAATTTATCAGCAAGTAGCAGATGTATATGAAAAATATGAGAATTATTTGTTAAAAAATAATCTAGTTGATTTTGATGATTTACTCTTATTGCCATATAAAATACTATCAAACAATGAAGCATTGGCAAAAGAGACAAGTGCTAAATATCAATATATAATGGTAGATGAGTATCAAGATACAAATGAATTACAATACAAACTATTAAGACTTCTTTGTGTGACACATAGTAATTTATGTGTTGTTGGGGACGATGACCAATCTATTTATGGATGGCGTGGTGCAACTATTAAAAATATTTTAAATTTTACTGAGCATTTTGAAAATACTTTAGTTGTAAAACTTGAAGAAAATTATAGATCAACAGATACAATACTAGATCATGCAAATCAGTTAATAGAACACAATCGTGATAGATTAGGGAAAAGATTAATAGGAACAAGATCAAAAGGTGATAGTGTAAGAGTTTACGAATCACATGATGAAAATGAAGAAACAAGAAAAATCATTGAAGATGTTAAAAAGCTTTTAGATAGTGGAATAAAAGGTAGAGATATTGCTGTATTATTTAGGGTTAATGCACTTTCTAGATCATTAGAAGAAGGTTTTAATAAAGCAGGATTAAATTATAAACTTGTAGGTGGTATGAAGTTTTATGAAAGAGCAGAAATAAAGGATTTGATTGCTTATTTTAGAATTATAACAAACTCATATGATAATTTTTCTTTTAAAAGAATTATAAACAAACCAAAAAGAGGAATAGGAAAAACTACAGTTGATAAACTTGAAGCAAAATCAGTTGAACTAAAAAAACCTATTTTTGAGATAATAGATGAATTTTCACCTGATGAGTTGAGTGCTATTGTTGGGAAGAAAAATTCAAGAACACTAAAAGTATTTTTAGCTTCTATTTTAGATTTAAAAGATACTTTAGAAGAGTCTAAAATGAGATTTTTGGATATATTTGAAGATACTTTTGATTTTAGAGCTTCATTCGAAAATCTTCCAGATGGATTTGAAAGACAAGCAAATATTGATGAGTTTTATGGATATGTTAGAGATTATTTTATTCAAAATCCTCTTTTAGAATTGGATAATTTTTTAAGTGAAATTGCCTTAGGTAGTGAAGACACTGAACTTGAAAATGAAGCAATATCAATGATGAGCATTCATGCTTCAAAAGGTTTGGAATATAAAAATCTATTTATTATAGGTATGGAAGAGGGCTTTTTCCCAATAGTCGGAGATGGAAGTGATACAGAAGAAGAGAGAAGGTTAGGATATGTGGCATTTACAAGAGCTATGGATAATCTTACTTGTAGTTTTGTTCACTCAAGATTTTACAAAGGAAAAAGAACTTCTTTATTAAAAAGTAGATTTTTAGCAGAATCCGGACTAATAAAAGGTTCACTAATGATTCAACAACAATCATCATCATATAAAAAAGGTGATTTAGTACAACATAAAATTTTTGGGATGGGAAGAGTACAAAAAGCTGTAAAAGCTGGAAAAGACTTTAAGCTTACTATTAACTTTGGTGGAACTAAAAGAGATATTCTTTCGTCATTTGTAGAAAAAGCTTAA
- the smpB gene encoding SsrA-binding protein SmpB yields MAKKEKNINLTFKNKKAFHDYFILESFEAGIELLGSEVKSIREGRVNLKDSYIRIIKNEVFVLNMHISYLETTHAMYRPEETRPRKLLLHRKQIDKLFEKVTKEGMTVVPLKLYFNAKNFAKLQIASAQGKKLYDKRADLKEKSLKRESEQAIKNW; encoded by the coding sequence ATGGCTAAGAAAGAAAAAAATATTAATTTAACATTTAAGAATAAAAAGGCATTTCATGATTATTTTATACTTGAAAGTTTTGAAGCAGGTATAGAACTTCTAGGAAGTGAAGTAAAATCTATAAGAGAAGGAAGAGTAAATCTAAAAGATTCTTATATAAGAATTATAAAAAATGAAGTCTTTGTTTTGAATATGCATATCTCATATTTAGAGACTACTCACGCTATGTATAGACCAGAAGAAACAAGACCAAGAAAATTGCTTTTACATAGAAAACAAATAGATAAACTTTTTGAAAAAGTAACTAAAGAAGGAATGACTGTAGTTCCCTTAAAACTGTACTTCAATGCTAAAAATTTTGCTAAATTACAAATAGCATCTGCACAAGGTAAAAAGCTTTATGATAAAAGAGCTGATTTAAAAGAAAAAAGTTTAAAAAGAGAATCAGAACAAGCAATAAAGAATTGGTAA
- the dapB gene encoding 4-hydroxy-tetrahydrodipicolinate reductase: protein MINVGILGSTGRVGSLLIDDLQNDEKVKLSACHVSNKLNKAVPQGTVVTNDINTLLESSDVVIDFSVPAATELLLTEVIEGKNKKPLVIATTGFSKHQQNLLIEASKLVPILYATNMSLGVAVLNKLVTLASKTLKDFDIEIVEQHHRNKVDSPSGTALTLAEHAASARDLNLDDVRVSGRDGIIGARSKDEIAVMSLRGGDIVGRHTVGLYNDGEFIELNHTATSRNTFSKGAIKAAKWLVNKEAGLYSINDCLGL from the coding sequence TACAAAATGATGAGAAAGTTAAATTAAGTGCTTGTCATGTTTCTAATAAATTGAATAAAGCTGTTCCTCAAGGGACAGTTGTAACAAATGATATAAATACACTTTTAGAAAGTTCTGATGTTGTTATAGATTTCTCAGTACCAGCGGCAACAGAGCTTCTTCTTACTGAAGTTATTGAAGGAAAGAATAAAAAGCCCTTAGTAATTGCAACTACTGGATTTTCAAAGCATCAACAAAATTTACTTATAGAAGCTAGTAAATTAGTACCTATCTTATATGCAACTAACATGAGTTTAGGAGTTGCAGTTTTAAATAAACTTGTTACTCTTGCTTCTAAAACATTAAAAGATTTTGATATAGAAATTGTAGAACAACATCATAGAAATAAAGTTGACTCTCCTTCAGGTACAGCTTTAACACTTGCAGAACATGCAGCAAGCGCAAGGGATTTAAATCTTGATGATGTAAGAGTTTCAGGAAGAGATGGTATTATTGGTGCAAGATCTAAAGATGAAATTGCAGTTATGAGTTTAAGAGGTGGAGATATTGTAGGGCGACATACTGTTGGCTTATACAATGATGGTGAATTTATTGAATTAAATCATACAGCAACTTCTAGAAATACTTTTTCAAAGGGTGCTATAAAAGCTGCTAAATGGCTAGTAAATAAAGAAGCTGGTTTATACTCAATAAATGATTGTTTAGGTCTATAA
- a CDS encoding 4-(cytidine 5'-diphospho)-2-C-methyl-D-erythritol kinase produces the protein MNISAKSYAKVNIFLKIAGKRDNYHELVSRFVRVKNLYDTITFIPENLTNEFNLIGDFGCEIQKNTIYKAFLALRDNCPKIDAYFRVYSIKVDKRIPEFAGLGGGSSNAATFLIMANKLFNLYYSKEKLAKIGAKIGADVPFFVYEYDSANVTGIGEIVEEYEEEALDIEVVTPKIECNTGKIFTSFRESFYKVISSEMKNKLLSMDSKDILKEFNIFEANDLYEPALKSYPQLVDYAKKDWFFSGSGSSFFKVKDNG, from the coding sequence ATGAATATAAGCGCTAAATCATATGCAAAAGTTAATATCTTTTTAAAAATTGCGGGAAAAAGAGATAACTACCATGAATTAGTCTCTAGATTTGTAAGAGTAAAAAATTTATATGATACTATTACTTTTATTCCTGAAAATTTAACAAATGAGTTTAATCTTATTGGTGACTTTGGATGTGAGATACAAAAAAATACAATATATAAAGCATTTTTGGCTTTAAGAGATAATTGTCCTAAAATAGATGCTTATTTTAGGGTTTATAGTATTAAAGTTGATAAAAGAATTCCAGAGTTTGCAGGACTTGGAGGTGGAAGTTCAAATGCTGCGACATTCTTAATAATGGCAAATAAATTATTTAATTTATACTATTCAAAAGAAAAATTAGCAAAAATAGGGGCCAAAATAGGGGCAGATGTTCCATTTTTTGTATATGAATATGATAGTGCAAATGTAACAGGTATTGGTGAAATAGTTGAAGAGTATGAAGAAGAAGCACTTGATATAGAAGTTGTAACTCCTAAAATTGAGTGTAATACTGGAAAAATATTTACTTCATTTAGAGAAAGTTTCTATAAAGTGATTTCAAGTGAAATGAAAAACAAACTTTTAAGTATGGATTCAAAAGATATTTTAAAAGAGTTTAATATATTTGAAGCAAATGATTTATATGAACCAGCATTGAAAAGTTATCCACAACTTGTAGATTATGCAAAAAAAGATTGGTTTTTTAGTGGAAGTGGAAGTAGTTTTTTTAAGGTGAAAGATAATGGCTAA
- a CDS encoding cbb3-type cytochrome c oxidase subunit I: protein MQNGAQIEYDYSIAKAFTFATILFGIIGMLVGVILAFQMAFPQLNDLAGEYGTFSRLRPLHTNGVAFGFTMSGIFAGWYYISQRVLKVSLKESPFLMFIGKLHFLLFFITILLAVVTLLAGITTSKEYAELEWPIDILITVWWVLWGVGIFGLIGIRRERTLYISIWYFIASFLAVAMLHLFNSMEVPTALYSGYGEWYHSVSMYSGSNDALVQWWYGHNAVGFVFTVPIIALIYYFLPKESGQNVYSYKLSILAFWGLMFVYLWAGGHHLIYATVPDWMQTMGSVMSVVLILPSWGSAINMLLTMKGEWQQLQSNTLIKFMILASTFYM, encoded by the coding sequence ATGCAAAACGGTGCACAAATCGAGTACGATTACTCAATTGCAAAAGCCTTTACATTTGCAACAATTCTGTTTGGTATCATTGGTATGTTGGTTGGTGTTATTCTAGCGTTCCAAATGGCTTTCCCACAGTTAAACGATTTAGCTGGGGAATACGGTACTTTCAGTAGGTTAAGACCTTTACACACAAATGGTGTTGCGTTTGGTTTTACTATGAGTGGTATTTTTGCAGGATGGTATTACATCTCTCAAAGAGTTTTAAAAGTTTCTTTGAAAGAATCACCATTTTTAATGTTTATTGGTAAATTACATTTTTTACTTTTCTTCATTACAATTCTTTTAGCAGTTGTTACACTATTAGCTGGTATTACAACTTCAAAAGAGTATGCTGAATTAGAGTGGCCTATAGATATCCTTATCACAGTTTGGTGGGTTTTATGGGGTGTTGGAATTTTCGGATTGATTGGAATAAGAAGAGAGAGAACATTATATATCTCGATTTGGTATTTTATTGCATCATTCTTAGCAGTTGCTATGTTACATTTATTTAATAGCATGGAAGTTCCTACTGCATTATATTCTGGATATGGAGAATGGTATCATTCTGTTTCTATGTATTCTGGATCAAATGATGCATTAGTGCAATGGTGGTATGGACATAATGCGGTTGGTTTTGTATTTACAGTTCCAATTATTGCTTTAATTTACTACTTTTTACCAAAAGAGTCAGGACAAAATGTTTATTCATATAAGTTATCTATATTAGCTTTCTGGGGATTAATGTTTGTTTATTTATGGGCTGGTGGACACCACCTTATTTATGCAACTGTTCCAGATTGGATGCAAACTATGGGTTCTGTTATGTCAGTTGTTTTAATTTTACCATCATGGGGATCAGCTATTAATATGCTTTTAACAATGAAGGGTGAATGGCAACAATTACAATCTAATACATTAATTAAATTTATGATTTTAGCATCGACTTTTTATATGTT
- a CDS encoding TIGR01212 family radical SAM protein (This family includes YhcC from E. coli K-12, an uncharacterized radical SAM protein.) has product MVTISLQNNKVKEKRPFKEILTIGKYFRSKFGETIYKVPISISGFTCPNIDGTVAKGGCSFCENDSFSPNLQEKKAKFKLHPSNPSNPYLDRQLKQLEMQFNATKERLGNKFGTKKFIVYFQSFTNTYAPFETLKALYIKALSFDNVIGLSIGTRTDCVTDEILDYLANLSKEKEIWIEYGIQSFYNETLEKINRGDNSSNIKKWITKSKEKGLNVCGHLIYGLPNETQEMMLETLRQTIELDIDSIKFHPLYVVKNTLLTNEYKKGRFTPISEELYIDTVVKSIKMLPHNISIQRITAGISDESLLAPQWCKDKHAQIQKIKKALLKEGLRY; this is encoded by the coding sequence ATGGTGACTATTTCGTTACAAAATAATAAAGTAAAAGAAAAAAGACCTTTTAAAGAGATACTTACTATTGGAAAATATTTCCGTAGTAAGTTTGGTGAAACTATTTATAAAGTTCCAATCTCAATATCTGGATTTACTTGTCCAAATATTGATGGAACTGTAGCAAAAGGTGGTTGTAGTTTTTGTGAAAACGACTCTTTTTCTCCCAATTTACAAGAAAAAAAAGCTAAATTTAAACTGCATCCATCAAATCCATCAAATCCCTATTTAGACAGACAATTAAAACAACTAGAAATGCAATTTAATGCCACAAAAGAAAGGCTTGGCAATAAATTTGGTACAAAAAAATTTATAGTTTATTTCCAATCTTTTACAAATACTTATGCACCTTTTGAGACTTTAAAAGCTCTTTATATCAAAGCTTTGTCCTTTGATAATGTAATAGGTTTAAGTATTGGTACAAGAACTGATTGTGTTACTGATGAGATACTAGATTATTTAGCAAATTTATCAAAAGAAAAAGAGATTTGGATAGAGTATGGAATACAGTCTTTTTATAATGAAACATTAGAAAAGATAAATAGAGGAGATAATTCTTCTAATATCAAAAAGTGGATTACTAAGTCAAAAGAAAAAGGCTTGAATGTTTGTGGACATTTGATTTATGGATTGCCAAATGAAACTCAAGAGATGATGCTTGAGACATTAAGGCAAACAATTGAGTTAGATATTGATTCTATAAAATTCCATCCTTTATATGTAGTTAAAAATACACTTTTAACAAATGAATATAAAAAAGGAAGATTTACTCCAATAAGCGAAGAATTATATATAGATACAGTTGTAAAATCTATTAAAATGCTTCCTCATAATATCTCTATTCAAAGAATAACAGCTGGAATTTCTGATGAAAGTTTATTGGCTCCACAATGGTGTAAAGATAAACACGCACAAATACAAAAGATAAAAAAAGCTTTACTAAAAGAGGGATTGAGGTATTAA
- the truB gene encoding tRNA pseudouridine(55) synthase TruB, with amino-acid sequence MQKRIYNKEALNKLIVVNKPMFMSSNSYLNRIKRKYKNKKAGFSGTLDPFAKGCLIVAFGQYSKLFQFFKKTPKTYRAVIWLGAISESLDIENVISIDEHCELRIDDIKNELNDLQREIEYYPPKFSAKKIDGERAYTLAREGKDVEMKKSVMKVFDTKFISYNHPFITFEASVSEGSYIRSLAQILLENLNSKGTLSYLNRLNEGEFFYENEKDLNPLDYLDIEEINYSGDKSYFEQGKRILCEYLDEKEDGKYLVKFDDFFSIIEIMNGEVKYILNKVMI; translated from the coding sequence ATGCAAAAAAGAATTTATAATAAAGAAGCATTAAATAAGTTAATTGTTGTAAATAAACCCATGTTTATGAGTTCAAATTCTTATTTAAATAGAATAAAAAGAAAATACAAAAATAAAAAAGCTGGATTTTCAGGGACTTTAGATCCTTTTGCAAAAGGCTGTTTGATTGTTGCTTTTGGGCAATACTCAAAGCTTTTTCAATTTTTTAAAAAGACTCCTAAAACTTATAGAGCAGTTATTTGGTTGGGGGCTATTTCTGAATCACTTGATATAGAAAATGTCATTTCAATAGATGAACACTGTGAATTAAGAATTGATGATATCAAAAATGAGTTAAATGATTTACAAAGAGAGATAGAATATTATCCTCCAAAATTTTCTGCTAAAAAAATTGATGGAGAGAGAGCATACACTCTAGCCCGTGAAGGTAAAGATGTAGAGATGAAAAAAAGTGTCATGAAAGTTTTTGACACAAAGTTTATTTCATACAATCATCCTTTTATTACTTTTGAAGCAAGTGTTAGTGAGGGAAGTTATATAAGAAGTTTAGCTCAAATCTTACTTGAAAATTTGAATTCAAAGGGTACTTTATCTTATTTGAATAGATTAAATGAAGGCGAGTTTTTTTATGAAAATGAAAAAGACTTAAATCCTTTAGATTATTTAGATATAGAAGAGATAAACTATAGTGGTGATAAATCATATTTTGAACAAGGTAAAAGAATCTTATGTGAATATTTGGATGAAAAAGAAGATGGAAAATATTTAGTAAAATTTGATGATTTTTTTTCTATAATCGAAATAATGAATGGTGAAGTAAAATATATATTAAACAAGGTAATGATATAA
- a CDS encoding LysR family transcriptional regulator, giving the protein MLNDFAKVNTFLTVVREKSFSKASAKLGISQPAVTQQMKFIEEYLEVQLLDRKKNGIKVTKEGEMLYNIAQKIERTVSNCEKELLKIMNKDVTFMFGASFIIGNYILPRFLNQLKRDIHNDVSINVSVSHKTIEDLLDKKIDIALVENYIANDDIIYREWMEDEIVIFSNQKLPSRAKPEDLLSYKWVCRNPDSNTRMIFKENLDKANFPDCDQFDVTSEVTSATTIIQTVLHSEITGTPTVSIVSRNAIDSLLKSNTLFESRIGNNRMTRKLYIAYRKDRKHDAFIENVVDYLLKIKS; this is encoded by the coding sequence ATGTTAAATGATTTTGCAAAAGTAAATACATTTTTAACGGTTGTTAGAGAAAAGTCTTTTTCAAAAGCTTCTGCTAAGCTTGGTATTTCACAGCCTGCGGTTACTCAGCAGATGAAATTTATAGAAGAATATTTAGAAGTACAATTACTTGATAGAAAAAAAAATGGTATTAAAGTAACCAAAGAAGGTGAGATGCTTTATAATATCGCTCAAAAAATTGAAAGAACGGTAAGTAATTGCGAAAAAGAGTTATTAAAAATAATGAATAAAGATGTTACATTTATGTTCGGTGCTTCATTTATCATAGGTAACTATATCCTACCACGATTTTTAAATCAACTAAAAAGAGATATCCATAATGATGTGTCTATAAATGTCTCTGTTTCACATAAGACAATAGAAGACTTATTGGATAAAAAAATTGATATTGCTTTAGTTGAAAACTATATTGCAAATGATGATATTATATATAGAGAATGGATGGAAGATGAGATTGTAATATTTTCAAATCAAAAACTTCCATCTCGAGCGAAACCAGAAGATTTACTGTCATACAAATGGGTATGTAGAAACCCTGATTCAAATACAAGAATGATATTTAAAGAAAATCTCGACAAAGCAAACTTTCCTGATTGTGATCAATTTGATGTTACTAGCGAAGTTACAAGTGCTACAACTATTATACAAACTGTTTTACACTCTGAGATTACAGGAACACCAACTGTTTCTATAGTTTCAAGAAATGCTATTGATTCACTTCTTAAATCAAATACCTTATTTGAATCAAGAATAGGTAACAATAGAATGACTAGAAAACTATATATTGCCTATAGAAAAGATAGAAAACATGATGCGTTTATTGAAAATGTAGTTGATTATCTTCTCAAAATTAAAAGTTAA